A genomic region of Phocoena sinus isolate mPhoSin1 chromosome 18, mPhoSin1.pri, whole genome shotgun sequence contains the following coding sequences:
- the IRS2 gene encoding insulin receptor substrate 2: MASPPMNGRPGPAGGDGPNLNLNHNNNNNNSGVRKCGYLRKQKHGHKRFFVLRGPGAGGDEAAAAATAGGGPAPQPPRLEYYESEKKWRSKAGAPKRVIALDCCLNINKRADAKHKYLIALYTKDEYFAVAAENEQEQEGWYRALTDLISEGRAIAGDAPPAAAAAAAAPSASCSASLPGALGGSAGAAVAAAADDSYGLVAPATAAYREVWQVNLKPKGLGQSKNLTGVYRLCLSARTIGFVKLNCEQPSVTLQLMNIRRCGHSDSFFFIEVGRSAVTGPGELWMQADDSVVAQNIHETILEAMKALKELFEFRPRSKSQSSGSSATHPISVPGARRHHHLVNLPPSQTGLVRRSRTDSLAATPPAAKCNSCRVRTASEGDGGVAAGAGAAAGRPVSVAGSPLSPGPVRAPLSRSHTLSGGCGGRASKVTLAPAGGALQHSRSMSMPVAHSPPAAATSPGSLSSSSGHGSGSYPPPPGPHPHMQHPLHPQRPSSGSASASGSPSDPGFMSLDEYGSSPGDLRAFCSLRSNTPESIAETPPARDGSGGDLYGYMTMDRPLSHCGRPYRRVSGDGAQDLDRGLRKRTYSLTTPARQRPVPQPSSASLDEYTLMRATFSGSSGRLCPSCPASSPKVAYHPYPEDYGDIEIGSHRSNSSNLGTDDGYMPMTPGVALAGGGGSCKSDDYMPMSPTSVSAPKQILQPRAAVAALPPTGAAGPTPASTASRAFPGSGGGYKTSSPAESSPEDSGYMRMWCGGSKLSVESAADGRLLPNGDYLNMSPGDAGASGTPPDFFSAALHAGGGGEMLRGVPGYCYSSLPRSYKAAYTCNGDNDQYVLMSSPVGRILEEERLESTAGPGSTQPAGAFAAGAGGGGGHPQPPHPVVPSPGRPGGNGSGRLEGFLGQRCRATRPTRLSLEGLQTLPRMHEYPLPPEPKSPGEYINIDFGEAGARLSPPAPPLLASAASSSSLLSAGSPASSLGSGTPGTSGDSRQRSPLSDYMNLDFSSPKSPQPGGQAGDPVGSLDALLSPEASAYPPLPPRPAAPSSALQLAPPPPPPGELYRLPPAPPCQGLGAASSSSSGAGDSGDYTEMAFGVAATPPQPIAAPPKPDGARVSSPMSGLKRLSLMDQVSGVEAFLQASQPPDPHRGAKVIRADPQGGRRRHSSETFSSTTTVTPVSPSFAHNPKRHNSASVENVSLRKSGEGGGGSVLGGGDEPPTSPRQLPPPLHPQARPWTPSQPGGLVGCPGGSGSPMRRETSAGFQNGLNYIAIDVRDEPGLSPSPQQHPQTGDKSAWGRTRSLGGLIGAVGAGSTGGVCVGPGPGALPSASTYASLDFLTHHLKEATVVKE, translated from the coding sequence ATGGCGAGCCCGCCGATGAACGGGCGCCCCGGGCCGGCGGGTGGCGACGGCCCCAACCTCAACCTcaaccacaacaacaacaacaacaacagcggCGTGCGCAAGTGCGGCTACCTGCGCAAGCAGAAGCACGGCCACAAGCGTTTCTTCGTGCTGCGCGGACCCGGAGCGGGCGGCgacgaggcggcggcggcggcgacagCGGGCGGGGGGCCGGCGCCGCAGCCGCCGCGGCTCGAGTACTACGAGAGCGAGAAGAAGTGGCGGAGCAAAGCGGGCGCCCCGAAGCGGGTCATCGCGCTCGACTGCTGCCTGAACATCAACAAGCGCGCCGACGCCAAGCACAAGTACCTGATCGCCCTCTACACCAAGGACGAGTACTTCGCAGTGGCGGCCGAGAACGAGCAGGAGCAGGAGGGCTGGTACCGCGCGCTCACCGACCTGATCAGCGAGGGCCGAGCGATCGCCGGCGACgcgccccccgccgccgccgccgccgccgccgccccctccGCGTCCTGCAGCGCCTCCCTGCCCGGCGCCCTGGGCGGCTCGGCCGgcgccgccgtcgccgccgcgGCCGATGACAGCTACGGGCTGGTGGCGCCCGCCACGGCCGCCTACCGTGAGGTGTGGCAGGTGAACCTGAAGCCCAAAGGCCTGGGCCAGAGCAAGAACCTGACGGGCGTGTACCGCCTGTGCCTGTCGGCGCGCACCATCGGCTTCGTGAAGCTCAACTGCGAGCAGCCGTCGGTGACGCTGCAGCTGATGAACATCCGCCGCTGCGGCCACTCGGACAGCTTCTTCTTCATCGAGGTGGGCCGCTCGGCCGTCACGGGCCCCGGTGAGCTGTGGATGCAGGCAGACGACTCGGTGGTGGCGCAGAACATCCACGAGACCATCCTGGAGGCCATGAAGGCGCTCAAGGAGCTCTTCGAGTTTCGGCCGCGCAGTAAGAGCCAGTCGTCCGGCTCGTCGGCCACGCACCCCATCAGCGTCCCCGGCGCGCGTCGCCACCACCACCTGGTCAACCTGCCCCCCAGCCAGACGGGCCTGGTGCGCCGCTCGCGCACGGACAGCTTGGCCGCCACACCGCCGGCCGCCAAGTGCAACTCTTGCCGGGTGCGCACGGCCAGCGAGGGCGACGGCGGCGTGGCGGCGGGGGCCGGGGCGGCGGCCGGCAGGCCGGTGTCGGTGGCGGGGAGCCCCCTGAGCCCGGGGCCGGTGCGCGCGCCCCTGAGCCGCTCGCACACCCTgagcggcggctgcggcggccgCGCGAGTAAGGTGACGTTGGCGCCGGCAGGGGGCGCCCTGCAGCACAGCCGCTCCATGTCCATGCCTGTGGCGCACTCGCCCCCGGCTGCCGCCACCAGCCCCGGCAGCCTGTCGTCCAGCAGCGGGCACGGCTCGGGCTCCTACCCGCCGCCCCCGGGCCCGCACCCGCACATGCAGCACCCCCTGCACCCCCAGCGACCCTCCAGCGGCAGCGCCTCGGCCTCGGGCTCCCCCAGCGACCCTGGCTTCATGTCCCTGGACGAGTACGGCTCGAGCCCTGGGGACCTGAGAGCCTTCTGCAGTCTCAGGAGCAACACGCCCGAGTCCATCGCCGAGACGCCCCCGGCTAGGGACGGCAGCGGGGGCGACCTGTACGGGTACATGACCATGGACCGTCCCCTGAGCCACTGCGGCCGACCCTACCGCAGAGTCTCCGGGGATGGGGCCCAGGACTTGGACAGGGGGCTGAGGAAGAGGACCTACTCCCTGACCACGCCTGCCCGGCAGCGGCCGGTACCCCAGCCCTCCTCCGCGTCCCTGGATGAATACACCCTGATGCGGGCCACCTTCTCCGGCAGCTCAGGCCGCCTCTGCCCGTCGTGCCCCGCGTCCTCCCCCAAAGTGGCCTACCACCCCTACCCCGAGGATTACGGCGACATCGAGATCGGGTCGCACAGGAGCAACAGCAGTAATCTGGGCACGGACGACGGCTACATGCCCATGACCCCCGGCGTGGCCCTCGCGGGCGGCGGCGGGAGTTGCAAGAGCGACGACTACATGCCCATGAGCCCCACCAGCGTGTCCGCCCCGAAGCAGATTCTGCAGCCGCGCGCCGCCGTCGCGGCCTTGCCCCCCACGGGAGCCGCGGGGCCCACGCCCGCGTCTACCGCCAGCAGGGCCTTCCCGGGGAGCGGGGGAGGCTACAAGACCAGCTCCCCAGCCGAGAGCTCCCCGGAGGACAGCGGGTACATGCGCATGTGGTGCGGAGGTTCCAAGCTGTCCGTAGAGAGCGCCGCCGACGGCAGGCTGCTTCCAAACGGGGACTACCTCAACATGTCCCCCGGCGACGCGGGAGCCTCGGGCACCCCGCCCGACTTCTTCTCGGCCGCCCTGCACGCCGGCGGCGGCGGGGAGATGCTCCGGGGCGTCCCTGGTTACTGCTACAGCTCCCTGCCGCGCTCCTACAAGGCCGCCTACACCTGCAACGGGGACAACGACCAGTACGTGCTCATGAGCTCCCCCGTGGGGCGCATTCTGGAGGAGGAGCGGCTGGAGTCGACGGCCGGCCCGGGGTCCACGCAGCCAGCCGGCGCCTTCGCGGCCGGGGCAGGGGGCGGCGGCGGCCACCCGCAGCCACCCCACCCGGTGGTGCCTTCGCCCGGGAGGCCCGGTGGCAACGGCAGCGGCCGCCTGGAGGGCTTCCTGGGCCAGCGCTGCCGGGCCACGCGGCCCACGCGCCTGTCCCTTGAGGGGCTGCAGACCCTGCCCCGCATGCACGAGTATCCCCTGCCGCCCGAGCCCAAGAGCCCGGGCGAGTACATCAACATAGACTTCGGCGAGGCGGGCGCGCGGCTGTCGCCGCCCGCGCCCCCGCTGCTGGCTTCGGCCGCCTCGTCGTCGTCGCTGCTGTCCGCCGGCAGCCCGGCCTCGTCGCTGGGCTCGGGCACCCCGGGCACGAGCGGCGACAGCCGGCAGCGCTCCCCGCTCTCCGACTACATGAACCTCGACTTCAGCTCGCCCAAGTCACCCCAGCCGGGCGGCCAGGCCGGGGACCCTGTGGGCTCCCTGGACGCCCTCCTGTCCCCCGAGGCCTCCGCGTACCCGCCGCTGCCCCCGCGCCCCGCCGCCCCCTCCTCGGCCCTGCAGCTggcgcccccgccgcccccgcccggaGAGCTGTACCGCCTGCCCCCGGCACCACCCTGCCAGGGCCTTGGCGCGGCCTCCTCTTCATCCTCCGGGGCGGGCGACAGCGGCGACTACACTGAGATGGCCTTCGGCGTGGCTGCCACGCCGCCGCAACCGATCGCCGCGCCCCCGAAGCCCGACGGGGCCCGCGTGAGCAGCCCCATGTCCGGTCTGAAGAGGCTAAGCCTCATGGACCAGGTGTCGGGGGTCGAGGCCTTCCTGCAAGCCAGCCAGCCCCCAGACCCGCACCGCGGGGCCAAGGTCATCCGCGCGGACCCGCAAGGGGGCCGCCGCCGCCACAGCTCGGAGACCTTCTCCTCGACCACCACTGTGACCCCCGTGTCCCCGTCCTTCGCCCACAACCCCAAGCGCCACAACTCGGCCTCAGTGGAGAACGTGTCTCTCAGGAAAAGTGGTGAAGGGGGCGGCGGCAGCGTCCTGGGTGGCGGTGACGAGCCCCCTACGTCCCCCCGCCAGTTGCCGCCGCCGCTCCACCCGCAGGCGCGGCCCTGGACGCCGAGCCAGCCCGGGGG